A genomic stretch from Thunnus maccoyii chromosome 19, fThuMac1.1, whole genome shotgun sequence includes:
- the cldn23.1 gene encoding claudin 23a: MPNRSAEEWMRVSLRTPGILIFGLVMAPCGWVLDLTATVAPNWRTIHNVPGRPADEVIQQGIWDICIAATTTTRSTCGQEDTTYFNNQIIPIAQGLMVASLIVTLIGLAVAIPGARCWKDRPNWIVAGLGGLLIFLSGVMTIIPIAWYTHILPDVATVTPTADVRVGYCIILGYIGGIFEILGGFVMFIGICRCCGGKNRGEVRIEEVMANRFSHQKPPSRRVDVPSLNRARSSASSSVPYSRDSMDEDVSFPRAKSPAVRSVNTSYNGRPYDADL; encoded by the coding sequence ATGCCGAATCGATCAGCGGAGGAGTGGATGCGGGTGTCCTTGCGCACCCCGGGCATCCTGATCTTCGGGTTGGTCATGGCTCCTTGCGGATGGGTTCTGGACCTGACTGCCACTGTGGCCCCAAACTGGAGGACCATCCATAACGTCCCCGGCAGACCGGCCGACGAGGTCATCCAGCAGGGCATCTGGGACATCTGCATAGCCGCCACAACTACCACCAGATCGACCTGCGGCCAGGAGGACACCACCTACTTCAACAACCAGATCATCCCGATCGCTCAGGGGTTGATGGTGGCCTCCCTCATCGTGACTCTAATCGGGCTGGCCGTGGCCATCCCGGGTGCCAGGTGCTGGAAAGACAGGCCTAACTGGATCGTGGCCGGCCTGGGTGGACTGTTGATCTTCCTCTCAGGCGTCATGACCATCATACCCATCGCCTGGTATACGCACATCCTCCCAGATGTTGCCACTGTGACCCCGACGGCAGATGTGCGCGTCGGCTATTGCATCATCCTGGGCTACATCGGTGGGATATTTGAGATCCTGGGTGGCTTTGTCATGTTCATCGGGATCTGCCGTTGCTGTGGAGGGAAGAACCGAGGAGAGGTACGGATTGAGGAGGTCATGGCCAACCGGTTCAGCCACCAGAAGCCCCCGTCGAGACGCGTCGATGTGCCAAGCCTGAACCGGGCCCGGAGCAGCGCCAGCAGCAGCGTCCCATATTCCAGGGACTCCATGGATGAGGATGTGTCCTTCCCTCGGGCCAAGAGCCCCGCAGTGCGGTCAGTCAACACCTCTTACAACGGCAGACCCTATGATGCAGACCTTTGA